One genomic region from Marinobacter szutsaonensis encodes:
- a CDS encoding IscS subfamily cysteine desulfurase has translation MKKPVYLDYAATTPVDPVVADEMAKYLTLDGVFGNPASRSHAYGWQAEAAVEAARRQVADLISADPREIVWTSGATESDNLAIKGAVGDRRDVHVITSKIEHKAVIDTCKWLEGRGVEVTWLDPDPDGRIPPERVIKALRENTVLVSLMMVNNELGCITDVAAIGAELRERGVLFHVDAAQAAGKMPIDLNQTPVDLLSLSGHKVYGPKGIGALYVRRSPDVRVEAQIHGGGHERGMRSGTLPTHQIVGMGKAFAMAAEGLEAEMARLESLRTAFLKGMEGLEGVTVNGSESHRVPGLVNLSFDGVEAESLMLGLRDLAVSSGSACSSATIEPSFVLRGIGLSDEEAHRALRFSMGRFTTEEEVAFASSQIVDVASRLRSVR, from the coding sequence ATGAAAAAGCCCGTATATCTGGATTACGCGGCCACGACGCCCGTTGATCCCGTCGTTGCCGACGAAATGGCCAAATACCTCACGCTTGATGGTGTATTTGGAAACCCGGCTTCCCGCTCCCATGCCTATGGCTGGCAGGCCGAGGCGGCTGTTGAAGCTGCCCGCCGGCAGGTCGCGGACCTGATCTCCGCCGATCCCAGGGAGATTGTCTGGACCTCCGGTGCCACCGAATCCGACAACCTGGCGATCAAGGGTGCGGTAGGCGATCGCAGGGATGTTCATGTCATCACCTCGAAGATCGAGCACAAGGCCGTTATCGACACCTGCAAATGGCTCGAAGGCCGGGGCGTGGAAGTGACCTGGCTCGATCCTGATCCGGACGGGCGGATTCCGCCGGAGCGGGTCATCAAGGCGCTCCGGGAAAACACGGTTCTGGTCAGCCTGATGATGGTGAATAACGAATTGGGCTGCATTACCGATGTCGCTGCGATTGGCGCAGAACTGCGTGAACGGGGAGTGCTGTTCCATGTGGACGCCGCGCAGGCTGCCGGCAAGATGCCCATTGACCTGAACCAGACCCCGGTGGACCTGTTGTCTTTGTCCGGGCACAAGGTTTACGGCCCCAAGGGCATTGGTGCGTTGTATGTGCGCCGGTCCCCGGATGTGAGGGTTGAGGCCCAGATTCACGGCGGAGGCCACGAACGGGGAATGCGTTCCGGCACGCTTCCGACTCACCAGATTGTGGGCATGGGCAAAGCCTTTGCGATGGCCGCGGAAGGGCTTGAAGCGGAGATGGCGCGGCTCGAATCCCTGCGTACCGCCTTCCTGAAAGGCATGGAAGGTCTGGAAGGGGTAACGGTGAATGGCAGCGAATCCCATCGTGTGCCGGGCCTGGTCAATCTTTCGTTTGACGGTGTGGAGGCGGAGTCGCTGATGCTTGGCCTGCGGGACCTTGCGGTTTCTTCCGGATCTGCGTGTTCTTCGGCAACCATCGAGCCCTCTTTTGTGTTGCGAGGCATCGGTCTGAGCGACGAAGAGGCGCACCGGGCACTGCGTTTTTCCATGGGGCGTTTCACCACCGAGGAGGAAGTGGCCTTTGCCAGTTCGCAAATCGTTGATGTCGCTAGCCGCCTGCGCTCAGTGCGGTAG
- the ndk gene encoding nucleoside-diphosphate kinase, with the protein MANERTLSIIKPDAVAKNVIGEIYSRFEKAGLQIVAAKMMHLTQEQAEGFYAEHKERPFFNDLVAFMTSGPVVVQVLEGEGAILKNRDLMGATNPKEADAGTIRADFASSIDANAVHGSDSSASAEREIAYFFNDNEICPRG; encoded by the coding sequence ATGGCAAACGAGCGCACGCTCTCTATCATCAAACCCGACGCAGTCGCCAAGAACGTGATCGGCGAAATCTACAGCCGTTTCGAGAAGGCTGGTCTGCAGATTGTTGCCGCCAAGATGATGCACCTGACCCAGGAGCAGGCTGAAGGCTTCTACGCTGAGCACAAAGAGCGTCCGTTCTTTAACGACCTGGTTGCGTTCATGACTTCCGGTCCGGTTGTGGTTCAGGTTCTGGAAGGCGAAGGTGCCATCCTGAAGAACCGTGACCTGATGGGTGCCACCAACCCGAAGGAAGCCGATGCTGGCACCATCCGCGCCGATTTCGCATCTTCCATCGATGCCAACGCCGTTCACGGCTCTGATTCCTCGGCTTCTGCCGAGCGCGAAATCGCCTATTTCTTCAATGACAACGAGATCTGCCCGCGCGGCTGA
- the cysE gene encoding serine O-acetyltransferase encodes MFEQLREDINSVFHRDPAARNTFEVLTNYPGLHALLFHRFAHWLWKLGLKWLARTVSTLARWFTGIEIHPGATIGRRFFIDHGMGVVIGETTVIGDDVTLYQGVTLGGTSWNKGKRHPTIGDGVVVGAGAKILGPFEVGAGAKIGSNSVVTKAVPEGATVVGIPGRVIVKRKSEDDVRRKEMEERMGFDAYGVTEEMPDPVARAMRALLDHMHAVDDRIENMCKAIRKVNSEYQNGELPPLDEEDFDCVRDDTDTRG; translated from the coding sequence ATGTTTGAACAACTGAGGGAAGACATTAACAGTGTTTTTCACCGGGATCCGGCGGCGCGGAACACGTTCGAGGTTCTCACCAATTACCCGGGCCTCCATGCTTTGCTGTTTCACCGATTTGCCCACTGGCTCTGGAAGCTGGGGCTGAAGTGGCTTGCCCGCACGGTATCAACCCTGGCCCGCTGGTTCACCGGCATCGAGATCCATCCCGGGGCGACCATCGGCCGCCGGTTCTTTATCGACCATGGCATGGGCGTGGTCATCGGTGAGACCACGGTTATTGGCGATGATGTCACCCTTTACCAGGGCGTTACCCTCGGAGGCACCAGCTGGAACAAGGGCAAGCGCCATCCGACTATCGGAGATGGTGTCGTTGTTGGCGCAGGTGCCAAGATTCTCGGGCCATTCGAAGTGGGTGCGGGGGCCAAAATTGGTTCCAACTCGGTGGTCACCAAGGCAGTGCCTGAAGGTGCCACGGTGGTTGGCATACCGGGGCGAGTGATTGTCAAGCGCAAGTCCGAAGACGATGTCCGCCGCAAGGAGATGGAAGAACGTATGGGCTTCGATGCCTACGGGGTTACCGAGGAAATGCCAGACCCGGTGGCGAGGGCCATGCGTGCTCTGCTGGATCACATGCACGCGGTCGATGACCGTATCGAGAACATGTGCAAGGCCATCCGGAAGGTTAACAGTGAATACCAGAATGGCGAACTGCCGCCGCTGGATGAAGAGGACTTTGACTGCGTCCGGGATGACACGGATACGCGGGGTTGA
- the iscR gene encoding Fe-S cluster assembly transcriptional regulator IscR: protein MKLTTKGRYAVTAMLDLALHGDQGPVSLADISSRQEISLSYLEQLFSRLRRQKLVVSIRGPGGGYRLSRDADRVYIAEVVDAVSESLDTTRCGNKGDCQNGEKCLTHHLWSDLSNQIHQFLSEISLGDLMKKHEIRQVADRQNRRQDGKDSETINTDRLTDQAPA from the coding sequence ATGAAACTGACCACCAAAGGCCGCTATGCTGTTACGGCGATGTTGGACCTGGCCCTTCACGGGGATCAGGGGCCGGTCAGTCTGGCGGATATATCGTCCCGGCAGGAAATCTCGCTATCCTACCTGGAACAGCTGTTCTCCCGTCTGCGCCGGCAGAAACTGGTTGTCAGCATCCGTGGCCCCGGCGGTGGTTACCGCCTGAGCCGTGATGCCGATCGCGTCTATATCGCCGAGGTGGTGGATGCGGTCAGTGAGTCCCTTGATACCACGCGTTGTGGCAACAAGGGCGACTGCCAGAATGGGGAGAAGTGCCTTACCCACCATCTCTGGTCTGATCTGAGCAATCAGATTCATCAGTTCCTCAGCGAAATCAGTCTCGGGGACCTGATGAAGAAACATGAAATCCGTCAGGTTGCGGATCGTCAGAACCGTCGCCAGGACGGCAAGGATTCTGAAACCATCAACACCGACCGTCTGACCGACCAGGCGCCGGCCTGA